In Tumebacillus amylolyticus, the genomic stretch CAGCGGGATGTCAAGTCTTGGTAAGGTTCTTCGCGTTGCTTCGAATTAAACCACATGCTCCACTGCTTGTGCGGGCCCCCGTCAATTCCTTTGAGTTTCAGTCTTGCGACCGTACTCCCCAGGCGGAGTGCTTAATGCGTTAGCTTCGGCACTAAGGGGTGGGCCCCCTAACACCTAGCACTCATCGTTTACGGCGTGGACTACCAGGGTATCTAATCCTGTTTGCTCCCCACGCTTTCGCGCCTCAGCGTCAGAAATCGGCCAGCAAGGCGCCTTCGCCACAGGTGTTCCTCCACATCTCTACGCATTTCACCGCTACACGTGGAATTCCCCTTGCCTCTCCGATCCTCAAGTCTCCCCGTATCCAAGGCAATCCCAGAGTTGAGCTCTGGGCTTTCACCCCGGACGTGAAAGACCGCCTGCGCGCGCTTTACGCCCAGTGATTCCGGACAACGCTTGCCCCCTACGTATTACCGCGGCTGCTGGCACGTAGTTAGCCGGGGCTTCCTCCTCTGTTACCGTCAGGTCCTGAGCTTTCTCTGCACAGGATGGTTCTTCACAGAAGACAGAGTTTTACAACCCGAAGGCCTTCATCACTCACGCGGCGTTGCTCCGTCAGGCTTTCGCCCATTGCGGAAGATTCCCTACTGCTGCCTCCCGTAGGAGTCTGGGCCGTGTCTCAGTCCCAGTGTGGCCGGTCACCCTCTCAGGTCGGCTACGCATCGTCGCCTTGGTGAGCCGTTACCTCACCAACTAGCTAATGCGCCGCGGGTCCATCTGATCGTGGAGCAAAAGCTCCTTTTACTCTCGAACCATGCGATCCAAGAGATTATCCGGTATTAGCACTCGTTTCCAAGCGTTATCCCAGACGATCAGGCAGGTTACCCACGTGTTACTCACCCGTCCGCCGCTGACCTCAAGAGAGCAAGCTCTCCATCAGTCCGCTCGACTTGCATGTATTAGGCACGCCGCCAGCGTTCGTCCTGAGCCAGGATCAAACTCTCAATAAAAGTTTGGTTCTGACTCGAATCGATCTTCATCTATCACTCGTTTAGTTTTCAAGGATCAATGCTGTAGCTCATCGGCTACTCAACTAATCTATCATATAGCTCCGGATCTGTCAACACTCTTTTTCAATGCACATAAAAAAACCGTGACTGCACTCGCAGCCACGGCGTTTTTCTTACTCTTCTTCTTTGGTTTCTTTCTCTTCTTCGTCGCTTTTCGGAACGCGAGCAACGGTGGAGACTTCCTCATCCTCATTGTGCAACGTGATCAACTTGACACCCTGCGTGATGCGGCTGAGTTCAGAGATGGTGTTCGACGCCATGCGGATCACGACGCCGGTGTTGGTGATGACCATGATGTCATCTTCTTCCGTGACCACCTTCAAACCGGCGATGTGCCCGGTCTTCTCCGTGCGGTCGATGGTCTTGAGACCACGTCCGCCACGTCCTTGGACACGGTAGGAGTCGATCGGCGAACGCTTGCCGTACCCTTTGCTGGAGACGACGAGTACATGGCAATCATCGCTGGTGACATCCATGTCGATGACGACATCTCCTGCATCGAGATCGATCCCTTTCACGCCGGCTGCGTTGCGGCCCATCGAACGAACGTCGTTCTCCGCAAAGTGAACCGACATGCCGTTGCGCGTACCGAGGATGATGTTGCGGTTCCCGTCGGTCAGCTTCACGCCGATCAACTCGTCCTCATCACGCAACGTCAGTGCGATCAAGCCACCCTTGCGAATGTTCTGGTATGCGGTGAGCGGCGTTTTCTTAACGATCCCGCGACGGGTCGCCAAGAACAGGAACGGTCCGTTCACAACTTCAGCGTCTTCGCTCTCTGCCACATCGTGCTCCACGACTTCCGCTTCATGCGCATCCGTGACGTTCTCAAGCGGAATGACCGCCGAAACCATCTCACCCTGCTCGATGTTCAGCACGTTGATGATCGGAGTCCCTTTCGCCGCGCGACCGAACTCCGGCACTTCGAACGCCTTGATCCGGTACGCTTTGCCTCGGTTCGTGAAGAACAACAGATAATTGTGCGACGAGGTCGTGAAGAGGTGCTCGACAAAGTCCTCCTCTTTCATCCCCGTTGCCGTTACACCGCGTCCGCCACGCTTTTGGCTGCGATAGGTGCTCGCCGGCAGTCGCTTGATGTACCCCTGGTGCGTAATCGTAATGACAACGTCCTCCACCGGGATCAGATCCGCTTCGTCGATATCACCTTCTGCTGCCGTGACAATCGTACGGCGGTCATCGCCGAACTTGTCGCGGATTTCGGTGATCTCTTCGCGGATGACGGCCATCAGCTTGGTCTGATCTGCGAGAATCGATTCGAGTTCTGCAATCAACGCCATCAGTTCGTTGTATTCGTTCTCGATCTTGTCACGCTCAAGACCCGTCAGACGTTGCAGACGCATGTCGAGGATCGCTTGCGATTGCTCTTCGGAGAGACCGAAGCGCTCCATCAAGTTGTTGCGCGCAACTTCCGTCGTGCGCGACGCACGGATCAGAGCGATGACCTCGTCGATATGGTCGAGGGCAATGCGCAGACCTTCGAGGATGTGGGCGCGGGCACGCGCTTTTTTCAACTCGAACTGGGTGCGGCGGGTGATGACGTCCTTCTGATGCTCGAGGTAGTAGTAGATCATCTCGCGCAGGTTCAGGACTTTCGGTTCCTTGTTGACCAGCGCCAGCATGTTCACGCCAAACGTCGATTGAAGTTGGGTGTGCTTGAAAAGGTTCATCAGCACAACCTGCGGCTTCACGTCGCGGCGCAGTTCGATGACGACGCGCATCCCGTTGCGGTCCGACTCGTCGCGCAGGTCGGTGATGCCGTCAATTTTTTTATCGCGAACGAGCTCGGCGATTTTTTCTACCAAGCGCGCTTTGTTGACTTGGTACGGAAGTTCGGTGACGATGATCCGCGCCTTGCCTGCGTTGGCTTCCTCGATGTGGGTCTTCGCACGCATGATGATCGAGCCGCGGCCCGTTTCATACGCTTGGCGAATCCCGGAACGGCCGAGAATTTGACCCGCGGTCGGGAAGTCCGGCGCGGTGATGATCTTCATGAGGTCTTGCACCGTAATCTCCGGGTCCTCGATCATCGCGAGAACCCCGTTGATAACTTCAGTCAGGTTGTGCGGCGGCACGTTGGTCGCCATCCCGACTGCGATCCCGCCGGAACCGTTGACGAGCAGGTTCGGATAACGAGACGGCAACACGTCCGGCTGTTTTTCCGAACCGTCGTAGTTCGGGACGAAATCGACGGTTTCTTTGTTAATGTCACGCAAAAGTTCCATCGCGATCTGCGACATACGCGACTCCGTATAACGCATCGCCGCCGCTGCGTCGCCGTCCACGGAACCGAAGTTGCCGTGACCGTCGACCAGCAGGTAGCGGGTGTTGAAGTTCTGCGCCATCCGAACGAGTGCGTCGTATACGGACGCATCCCCGTGCGGATGGTATTTCGCCAATACGTCGCCGACGACGCGGGCCGATTTTTTGTACGGTTTATCCGGCGTCATCCCGGCTTCGAACATCGCGAAGAGAATTCGGCGGTGTACCGGCTTCAAGCCGTCGCGCACATCCGGCAGTGCACGGGAGACGATTACCGACATCGCATAGTCGATGAAGGAGCTTTTTAATTCATGAGCGATGTCAATCGTCGGGTTGCGATCGATGTCTGCCATTGGTATCCCCTTAACTTAAAAAGATTAGATGTCGAGGTTCGCATAGCGTGCGTTCTGCTCGATATAGTCGCGGCGAGGTTCGACGCGGTCGCCCATCAGGTGATCGAACAGAATCTCCGCCTTCGCTGCGTCTTCGATGCTGACCTGGAGCAACGTACGGCTCTCCGGGTCCATCGTCGTCTCCCAGAGCTGCTCCGGGTTCATCTCGCCGAGACCCTTGTAGCGCTGGATGTTGACGCCTTGACGCCCGATCTCGTTCAGTCTGTCTTCGAGCTGCTTGTCGCTGTAGCAATAGCTTACGTTCTTGCCCTTGGAAACCTTGAACAGCGGCGGTTGTGCCATATAAATATAGCCCGCCTTGATCAGGTCCCGCATGTAGCGGTAGAAGAACGTCAGCAACAAGATGCGGATATGCGAGCCGTCCACGTCGGCGTCGGTCATGATGATGACTTTGTGGTACCGGGCTTTCTCGATGTTGAAGTCGTCTCCGATCCCCGTGCCAAGCGCCGTGATGATCGCGCGGATCTCGTTGTTGGACAAGATCTTGTCCAGACGAGCTTTCTCCACGTTGATGATCTTCCCGCGCAGAGGCAGGATCGCTTGGCGGTGACGGTCGCGGCCTTGCTTGGCAGAGCCGCCCGCCGAGTCGCCTTCGACGATGAACACTTCAGACTCCGCTGGGTCGCGAGACGCGCAGTCGGCGAGTTTCCCCGGCAACGACGAAACTTCCAGCGCGGACTTGCGGCGGGTCAATTCGCGTGCTTTGCGGGCCGCTTCACGAGCGCGGAACGCAAGCAGAGACTTCTCGATGATTTTCTTGCCGGTCGTCGGGTTCTCCTCGAGAAACTGCATGAACTTCTCGGCAAAAAGGGTCTC encodes the following:
- the gyrA gene encoding DNA gyrase subunit A, whose product is MADIDRNPTIDIAHELKSSFIDYAMSVIVSRALPDVRDGLKPVHRRILFAMFEAGMTPDKPYKKSARVVGDVLAKYHPHGDASVYDALVRMAQNFNTRYLLVDGHGNFGSVDGDAAAAMRYTESRMSQIAMELLRDINKETVDFVPNYDGSEKQPDVLPSRYPNLLVNGSGGIAVGMATNVPPHNLTEVINGVLAMIEDPEITVQDLMKIITAPDFPTAGQILGRSGIRQAYETGRGSIIMRAKTHIEEANAGKARIIVTELPYQVNKARLVEKIAELVRDKKIDGITDLRDESDRNGMRVVIELRRDVKPQVVLMNLFKHTQLQSTFGVNMLALVNKEPKVLNLREMIYYYLEHQKDVITRRTQFELKKARARAHILEGLRIALDHIDEVIALIRASRTTEVARNNLMERFGLSEEQSQAILDMRLQRLTGLERDKIENEYNELMALIAELESILADQTKLMAVIREEITEIRDKFGDDRRTIVTAAEGDIDEADLIPVEDVVITITHQGYIKRLPASTYRSQKRGGRGVTATGMKEEDFVEHLFTTSSHNYLLFFTNRGKAYRIKAFEVPEFGRAAKGTPIINVLNIEQGEMVSAVIPLENVTDAHEAEVVEHDVAESEDAEVVNGPFLFLATRRGIVKKTPLTAYQNIRKGGLIALTLRDEDELIGVKLTDGNRNIILGTRNGMSVHFAENDVRSMGRNAAGVKGIDLDAGDVVIDMDVTSDDCHVLVVSSKGYGKRSPIDSYRVQGRGGRGLKTIDRTEKTGHIAGLKVVTEEDDIMVITNTGVVIRMASNTISELSRITQGVKLITLHNEDEEVSTVARVPKSDEEEKETKEEE